The Hydrogenothermus marinus DNA segment CCTATAATAAAATCTATATTTAATAAACATGGACTTCCTGATGATCTTGTTTTCTTACCTATTATAGAAAGTCATTTTAATATTAAAGCTAAATCTCCTGCAGGGGCAGCAGGTTTATGGCAGTTTATGCCTCAAACAGCTAGAATGTATGGATTAAAAATAAATAAATGGATAGATGAAAGATATGATCTTATAAAATCTACGGAAGCAGCTGCTTATTATTTAAAAGATTTATATAGTATTTTTAATGATTGGGGACTTGCTCTTGCAAGTTATAATTCAGGAGAAGGTAATATAATAAGAAAAATTAATAAATATGGTGGTATAAATTTCTGGGATATTCGTAATTATCTATCACCAGAAACAAGAAATTATGTTCCAAGCTTTTTAGCAACATTAACTGTTGTAAAAGAGATTTTGAAAAATAATGAAAATCAAAAAATAAATTTTGATGTTATACAAGTTGATAAGCCAATTTCTTTAGATTTAATCTCAACTTTATTGAAAGTTCCTTACTCAAAACTAAAAGATTTAAATCCTCATCTTTTAAAAGGAAAAACTCCACCTGATGATGGAGTTTACAATATATATCTTCCAAAAGGATATGGAAATACTTTAAAGGTAGTTTTAGAAGATATACAACTTGATAAATATAAAGCTTTAAAAGAATATAAAGTAAAAAGAGGAGATACCTTAGGTAAAATAGCTAAAAAATTTAAAACTACTATTTCTTATTTAAAGAAAATAAACCATCTTAAAAATGATTATGTTATTGCTAATACTTATATAAAAGTTCCAACAACTATAGAAGCATATCCTTTATATTCTTATTCAGTAGTTGATACAACAGAAGATATCCAATATACAGAAAAAGGAATTATTTATAAAGTAAAAAGAGGAGATACCTTAGGTAAAATAGCAAGAAAATTTAGAGTTAGTGTTAGTAGTTTAAAAAAATGGAATCATATAAAAAGCTATATATTACCAAATCAAAAAATTGTTATTTATAAAAAAGTTTTTAATAAAAATTTACAAAGAAAGGCTATGCTACATAGAGTTTCATATCTAAAAAAGAAAGTTAAAAAAAGAAAACCTAAATTTAAATACATTTTTTATAAAGTAAAGAAAGGAGATAGCTTAGGGAAAATAGCTAAAAAGTTTAAAGTAAGAATTTCAGATATAAAAAAATGGAATAAATTATCATCAAATATAATAAGAGTAAATGAAAGACTTACAATAATAAAAAGGGTTATAGAAAGATGAAAAAAAGATGGAGTAATTTAGTATCTCCTCATAAAGTTCATCAAACATTAGGAAATACATTAGAATTTTTTGAAGACCTTATAATTCTTGCCTTAACCTTAGTTATATTTTATGTAAGTATTGTAGCTATCTTTGATATTATTTCTTTAATTATGTATAAAGAAGCAAAATTTATGGATATAATTCCTAAATTTTTATATCTATTTATTTTAACAGAGCTTTTTAGATTATTAATTATTTATCTAAAAGAAAGAATAGTTGATACCTCTTTAATTGTTAAAACCACTTTAATAGCAGTTTTAAGGGAGATAATTATAAAAGCCCCTTATTTTAAATTTCAGGATTATATAGGTGCATCTATCTTGATTTTAGTTTTAGGACTTTTATATTATGTGCCAAAATATGTTTTTAAAAAGGAGTTTTATATAAAAAGAAGTAAACAGGTAAAATCAGTAAAGAAAGTTGATGAGTTTGACAAATCTACAAATTTCTAACAGTTCATATTTAGAATATAAATTAGCAAAAGATTTTAATAAGGCTTTAATCTTTATAGATTCAGAAAAAAGAGCCTTAGAAATAGAAAAAAATCTAAATGCTTTTTTAAATTATTTTAATAAAA contains these protein-coding regions:
- a CDS encoding LysM peptidoglycan-binding domain-containing protein, translating into MMKKIKYLVFSIFFILNTAFADEDLNNISFLVKFAVENSPVVQNFYSKGKLNIHLTLPEKLETKNRIYLLKRNKYAIEKYLDRGREYIPIIKSIFNKHGLPDDLVFLPIIESHFNIKAKSPAGAAGLWQFMPQTARMYGLKINKWIDERYDLIKSTEAAAYYLKDLYSIFNDWGLALASYNSGEGNIIRKINKYGGINFWDIRNYLSPETRNYVPSFLATLTVVKEILKNNENQKINFDVIQVDKPISLDLISTLLKVPYSKLKDLNPHLLKGKTPPDDGVYNIYLPKGYGNTLKVVLEDIQLDKYKALKEYKVKRGDTLGKIAKKFKTTISYLKKINHLKNDYVIANTYIKVPTTIEAYPLYSYSVVDTTEDIQYTEKGIIYKVKRGDTLGKIARKFRVSVSSLKKWNHIKSYILPNQKIVIYKKVFNKNLQRKAMLHRVSYLKKKVKKRKPKFKYIFYKVKKGDSLGKIAKKFKVRISDIKKWNKLSSNIIRVNERLTIIKRVIER
- a CDS encoding phosphate-starvation-inducible PsiE family protein; protein product: MKKRWSNLVSPHKVHQTLGNTLEFFEDLIILALTLVIFYVSIVAIFDIISLIMYKEAKFMDIIPKFLYLFILTELFRLLIIYLKERIVDTSLIVKTTLIAVLREIIIKAPYFKFQDYIGASILILVLGLLYYVPKYVFKKEFYIKRSKQVKSVKKVDEFDKSTNF